The Coffea arabica cultivar ET-39 chromosome 4e, Coffea Arabica ET-39 HiFi, whole genome shotgun sequence genome includes a window with the following:
- the LOC113741868 gene encoding dormancy-associated protein homolog 4-like — MGFLHKLWDETLAGPTPESGLGKLRKYNSFSGARPSAPAAPATMMMGSVDDHLIPVSRSITILRGNSPTMRYASATPDSGSVPSSPAASASTTPTSPLSPTAPGHGGNFKKLTRRKSNSAALQPGEPKSPTGYDWIVLTALDR, encoded by the exons ATGGGTTTCCTCCACAAGCTCTGGGACGAAACGCTTGCCGGGCCAACACCTGAATCCGGGCTTGGCAAACTCCGCAAGTACAATTCCTTTTCTGGCGCTCGTCCATCTGCACCAGCTGCTCCAGCTACCATGATGATGGGATCAGTGGATGATCATCTGATCCCTGTTTCACGGAGCATTACTATCCTCCGTGGCAACTCTCCTACCATGCGATATGCCTCTGCTACCCCTGATTCCGGCTCAGTCCCTTCTTCTCCCGCTGCTTCTGCTTCTACCACCCCAACTTCTCCACTTTCAC CGACTGCTCCTGGTCATGGTGGAAATTTTAAGAAGTTGACGAGGAGAAAATCCAATTCGGCAGCCTTACAACCAGGGGAGCCAAAAAGCCCGACGGGCTACGATTG GATTGTACTAACCGCTTTGGATCGTTAA
- the LOC113742396 gene encoding protein ANTAGONIST OF LIKE HETEROCHROMATIN PROTEIN 1-like, translated as MDKEGDEQKTKKRKVVVANYMVTVATLVVWWHEKHIVKEPYLDFKVTREIYLRRLYYGNNRVCVEQLRLNKHCFTVLCTNLREHCGLRDTRNITVEEAVAMFLYVLAHNFKNRTVNFNFIRSGETVSRYFNIVLCAIIKLGRHYLIQPETEMEGYEHEKWEWFQDCLGALDGTYVKVHVLLRDQGRYRNRKNEIATNVLGVCSRDMRFTYVLPGWEGSAADSRVLRDALD; from the exons ATGGATAAGGAAGGAGACgagcaaaaaacaaaaaagagaaaagtggtaGTTGCAAATTATATGGTAACAGTAGCCACATTAGTAGTTTGGTGGCATGAGAAACATATAGTAAAGGAGCCTTACTTGGACTTTAAAGTAACACGTGAAATATATCTAAGGCGTCTTTACTATGGAAACAATAGAGTTTGTGTAGAGCAACTTAGACTCAATAAACATTGTTTTACTGTTTTATGTACAAATTTAAGAGAGCATTGTGGGTTGAGGGATACAAGAAATATTACTGTTGAAGAAGCAGTTGCAATGTTTCTCTATGTTCTTGCTCATAACTTTAAGAATCGCACTGTCAATTTTAATTTCATAAGATCAGGTGAGACAGTTAGTCGATACTTTAATATAGTTCTATGTGCTATCATAAAATTGGGGAGACACTATCTTATCCAGCCTGAAACGGAAATGGAAGGTTACGAGCATGAAAAGTGGGAATGGTTTCAG GATTGTCTTGGAGCGTTAGACGGTACTTATGTTAAAGTACATGTTCTTCTTAGAGATCAAGGAAGATATAGGAATAGGAAGAATGAGATAGCAACAAATGTTTTAGGTGTATGCTCCCGTGACATGAGATTTACATATGTATTGCCTGGATGGGAAGGTTCTGCAGCAGATAGTAGAGTTCTACGGGATGCGTTAGATTAG
- the LOC113742397 gene encoding protein ALP1-like, with the protein MDKEGDEQKAKKRKVVVANYMVTIATLVVWWHEKHIVKEPYLDFKVAREIYLRRLYYGNNRVCVEQLRLNKHCFTVLCTNLREHCGLMDTRNITVEEAIAMFLYVLAHNFKNRTVNFNFIRSGETVSRYFNIVLRAIIKLGRHYLIQPESEMEGYEHEKWEWFQDSLGALDGTYVKVHVLLRDQGRYRNRKNEIATNVLGVCSRDMRFTYVLPGWEGSAADGRVLRDALVRSDPLIVPKGKYFLVDAGYANSSGFLAPYRGVRYHLSEWSASGSKPQNFKELFNLRHSIARNVIERTFGLFKKRWAILRDASFFDVKTHVMIINACAILHNLIRVEQPNDPYLDEVDAEMRRVQHEVDDEDEMEDEDEENGMEDDGPNNDGGVNDVNENRIRTVQPTSEWTQFRNALARAMFIDYQIRQGHHGS; encoded by the exons ATGGATAAAGAAGGAGACgagcaaaaagcaaaaaagagaaaagtggtaGTTGCAAATTATATGGTAACAATAGCTACATTAGTAGTTTGGTGGCATGAGAAACATATAGTAAAGGAGCCTTACTTGGACTTTAAAGTAGCACGTGAAATATATCTAAGGCGTCTTTACTATGGAAACAATAGAGTTTGTGTAGAGCAACTTAGACTCAATAAACATTGTTTTACTGTTTTATGTACAAATTTAAGAGAGCATTGTGGGTTGATGGATACTAGAAATATTACTGTTGAAGAGGCAATTGCAATGTTTCTCTATGTTCTTGCTCATAATTTTAAGAATCGCACTGTCAATTTTAATTTCATAAGATCAGGTGAGACAGTTAGTCGATACTTTAATATAGTTCTACGTGCTATCATAAAATTGGGGAGACACTATCTTATCCAGCCTGAATCGGAAATGGAAGGTTACGAGCATGAAAAGTGGGAATGGTTTCAG GATTCTCTTGGAGCGTTAGACGGTACTTATGTTAAAGTACATGTTCTTCTTAGAGATCAAGGAAGATATAGGAATAGGAAGAATGAGATAGCAACAAATGTTTTAGGTGTATGCTCCCGTGACATGAGATTTACATATGTATTGCCTGGATGGGAAGGTTCTGCAGCAGATGGTAGAGTTCTACGGGATGCGTTAGTTAGATCAGATCCATTAATTGTTCCCAAGG GCAAGTACTTTCTTGTTGATGCGGGTTATGCAAATAGCTCCGGTTTCTTAGCTCCATATAGGGGAGTTAGATATCATCTTAGCGAGTGGTCTGCTAGTGGGAGCAAGCCTCAAAATTTTAAAGAGTTATTCAACCTTCGACATTCAATTGCTCGAAATGTGATTGAAAGGACATTTGGTTTGTTCAAGAAGCGGTGGGCCATTTTGAGAGATGCATCTTTTTTTGATGTTAAGACTCATGTCATGATAATTAATGCATGTGCCATCCTTCATAACCTTATTCGAGTAGAACAACCAAATGACCCTTACTTGGATGAAGTTGATGCTGAGATGCGAAGAGTACAACATGaggttgatgatgaagatgaaatggaagatGAAGATGAGGAAAATGGAATGGAAGATGATGGTCCAAATAATGATGGTGGTGTAAATGATGTTAACGAGAATCGAATTCGAACAGTACAACCAACTAGCGAGTGGACACAATTTAGGAATGCTTTAGCACGAGCAATGTTTATTGACTATCAAATTAGACAAGGCCATCATGGAAGTTGA
- the LOC113742607 gene encoding trihelix transcription factor ASIL2-like: MEDDEETQSHPSGGTGSPVSPRPNGRITVTVAAVPPSQNTLTLALPIQHHQQQTRPTGNSGGGGREDCWSEGATGVLIDAWGERYLELSRGNLKQKHWKDVADIVSSREDYTKAPKTDIQCKNRIDTVKKKYKLEKAKIAAGGGPSKWPFFERLDQLIGPSAKLNSSVLASGGGAGAGPSYSGSQRVVPMGIPMGVRSAPQLRQQQEKFPQQHLQKQKQQFRKRPPPPPAVDSDEESEPDGSPDSADDFPPATYERKRPRNQREPMNLGGGVKPAGPGTNRGREGGADKASVVVGKNWGNSVRELTRAILKFGEAYEQAESSKLQQLVDMEKQRMKFAKELELQRMQFFMKTQLELSQLKTSSSRRVGNNNHHHHSSNNINATTHTNNHHSDSSN; encoded by the coding sequence ATGGAAGACGACGAAGAAACTCAGTCACATCCATCGGGAGGTACCGGATCTCCGGTGTCACCGCGTCCCAACGGCAGGATAACGGTGACGGTGGCTGCTGTTCCGCCTTCTCAGAACACGCTAACTCTGGCGTTACCCATACAACATCATCAGCAGCAGACGAGGCCTACTGGAAATAGTGGAGGTGGTGGGAGGGAGGATTGCTGGAGCGAAGGGGCCACCGGGGTGCTAATTGACGCCTGGGGAGAAAGGTATCTAGAGCTCAGCCGGGGGAATCTTAAGCAGAAGCACTGGAAGGATGTCGCCGATATCGTCAGCAGCCGCGAAGACTACACCAAAGCCCCTAAAACTGATATTCAGTGTAAGAACCGGATTGATACCGTCAAGAAGAAGTACAAGCTGGAGAAGGCCAAGATCGCCGCCGGTGGTGGCCCCAGTAAGTGGCCCTTCTTTGAGAGGCTTGATCAGCTTATTGGACCTTCTGCTAAGCTTAACTCCTCCGTACTGGCTTCCGGGGGTGGCGCGGGGGCAGGGCCGTCCTACTCCGGAAGCCAAAGGGTAGTTCCTATGGGAATCCCGATGGGAGTTAGATCAGCTCCTCAGCTGAGGCAGCAGCAAGAGAAATTTCCACAACAGCACCTTCAGAAGCAGAAGCAGCAGTTCCGGAAACGGCCTCCCCCTCCTCCTGCGGTGGATTCGGATGAGGAGTCCGAGCCCGATGGTTCGCCTGACTCGGCTGATGATTTTCCACCTGCAACGTACGAAAGGAAGAGGCCGAGGAATCAGCGGGAGCCGATGAATTTGGGAGGAGGAGTAAAGCCTGCTGGGCCTGGAACGAACAGGGGGAGAGAGGGAGGTGCAGATAAAGCAAGTGTTGTTGTGGGGAAGAATTGGGGGAATTCAGTGAGGGAGCTGACTCGAGCTATACTTAAATTTGGGGAAGCTTACGAGCAAGCTGAGAGCTCGAAGCTGCAGCAGCTGGTGGACATGGAAAAGCAGAGGATGAAGTTTGCCAAAGAGCTGGAATTGCAGAGAATGCAGTTCTTCATGAAAACGCAATTGGAGCTCTCACAGCTCAAGACCAGTAGTAGTAGGAGAGTTGGGAACAATAACCACCACCATCACAGCAGTAATAACATCAATGCCACCACCCACACTAACAACCACCATAGTGATAGCAGTAACTAG